The proteins below come from a single Natranaeroarchaeum aerophilus genomic window:
- a CDS encoding APC family permease: protein MDRPTDTSGGATEGDPPAVDDVEMTEEATVHDDTELERTIGLVGGLAIGVGTMIGAGIFVFPGLAAGEAGPAAALSFAIGGVVALLVALPASELATAMPRSGGGYYFISRGLGSVYGAIVGISLWLGLVFASAFYLVGFGEYAGAALAEIGISLPGSASIALGVAFGVILTALSATGTENAAKLQNLIVGFLLLILSVFLTYGSLDALGVFGAESTPETFAPEGQLAILTTAALVFTSYLGFAQIATVAGEIKSPSRNLPLAMVGSVLIVTVFYVVTIFVATSTLGSEALDGFGETAMVEVGREFFGTGGAVAILLAGLLATFSSANASILSSSRAIYALSKDALLPAKASEINLRYGTPHIALALAGGPIVVLTATGQVELLAEVASFLHLVMYGLICIALIVLRRNPPDWYDPDYRMPGYPLLPAVGAVSSFGLIAFMGRVSIAVGGIIMVMAVVWHRYYAREVRLRGVL, encoded by the coding sequence ATGGACAGGCCGACCGATACTAGTGGGGGCGCGACTGAAGGAGACCCTCCAGCAGTCGACGATGTCGAGATGACCGAGGAGGCCACCGTTCACGACGACACCGAACTCGAACGAACGATCGGCCTCGTCGGTGGTCTCGCGATCGGTGTCGGGACGATGATCGGTGCCGGGATTTTCGTCTTTCCCGGACTCGCAGCGGGTGAAGCAGGCCCGGCTGCTGCACTGTCCTTCGCGATCGGAGGCGTAGTCGCCCTGCTGGTCGCCTTGCCAGCCTCGGAGCTGGCGACCGCGATGCCCAGAAGCGGCGGGGGCTACTACTTCATTTCCCGCGGGCTCGGGTCGGTGTACGGCGCAATCGTCGGGATCAGTCTCTGGCTGGGACTGGTGTTCGCGTCGGCGTTCTACCTCGTTGGGTTCGGCGAGTACGCCGGGGCGGCGCTAGCTGAAATCGGCATCTCTTTGCCCGGCTCAGCGAGCATCGCTCTCGGGGTTGCGTTCGGCGTCATCCTCACTGCCCTCAGCGCAACTGGTACCGAAAACGCCGCGAAACTCCAGAACCTCATTGTCGGCTTTCTCCTCCTGATACTGTCGGTCTTTTTGACCTACGGCTCGCTTGATGCTCTGGGAGTGTTCGGTGCCGAATCGACGCCCGAGACCTTCGCTCCGGAGGGCCAACTCGCCATTCTAACGACCGCAGCGCTGGTCTTTACATCCTACCTCGGGTTCGCTCAGATCGCCACCGTCGCGGGGGAGATCAAATCCCCCTCCCGTAATCTCCCGCTCGCGATGGTCGGTTCGGTGCTGATCGTGACCGTTTTCTACGTCGTGACGATCTTCGTTGCGACAAGCACGCTGGGGAGCGAAGCCCTGGACGGCTTCGGCGAGACCGCGATGGTAGAGGTCGGCCGCGAGTTCTTCGGCACGGGTGGCGCGGTCGCGATCCTGCTCGCCGGGCTACTTGCGACGTTTTCCAGCGCAAACGCATCGATCCTCAGTTCGTCGCGGGCGATCTACGCCCTGAGCAAGGACGCGTTGCTTCCCGCCAAGGCTAGCGAAATCAACCTCCGCTATGGGACACCACACATCGCGCTCGCGCTTGCGGGCGGGCCGATCGTCGTCCTGACTGCCACCGGACAGGTCGAACTGCTCGCGGAGGTCGCCTCCTTCCTCCATCTCGTCATGTATGGGCTGATCTGTATCGCGTTGATCGTACTCCGGCGGAATCCCCCGGACTGGTACGATCCCGATTACCGGATGCCCGGCTACCCGCTGTTGCCGGCAGTCGGTGCCGTCTCGAGCTTCGGTCTGATCGCGTTCATGGGCCGGGTCTCCATTGCGGTCGGCGGCATCATCATGGTGATGGCGGTCGTCTGGCACCGCTACTACGCACGCGAAGTTCGACTCAGAGGTGTACTATGA
- a CDS encoding universal stress protein, which translates to MKPTIIVPVRVLEGEGIEQGVVELLANARVVLVGYHVLPEQTAPGQAREQFEERAQNRLTDIAEQFEGVGATVEKRMVFTQDSDQSIDRVAEEVDADATMVLNPATEMKDVLVAVRGDVILDRIVDVVGGLLHRTDISVTLLHVATPDSDIDGTALLDETSAVLQEAGVSDDRVESRIETSGTPLDRIAEIANNYDAIVLGESNPSVTTFLFGETSQKVAERFMLPVVRIRQPRDIEDADAEIAEAAEEATDDGEDEIDGEESE; encoded by the coding sequence ATGAAACCCACAATCATCGTTCCGGTGCGCGTACTCGAAGGCGAAGGTATCGAACAGGGCGTCGTCGAGCTGCTGGCTAACGCTCGCGTCGTGCTGGTCGGGTATCACGTCCTGCCCGAACAGACGGCTCCCGGGCAGGCCAGAGAACAGTTCGAAGAACGAGCACAGAACCGACTCACTGATATAGCCGAGCAGTTCGAAGGGGTTGGGGCCACGGTCGAAAAGCGGATGGTCTTCACACAGGATTCCGACCAGTCGATCGACCGGGTCGCAGAGGAAGTCGACGCCGACGCGACGATGGTGCTGAACCCGGCCACCGAGATGAAAGACGTCTTGGTTGCCGTCCGTGGCGACGTCATCCTCGATCGAATCGTCGACGTTGTCGGTGGTCTCCTGCACAGGACGGACATTTCGGTTACACTCTTGCACGTCGCAACGCCGGACAGCGATATCGATGGAACCGCGCTGCTCGACGAAACCAGTGCTGTCCTGCAGGAGGCGGGCGTCTCCGACGACCGGGTCGAGTCACGGATCGAAACCTCAGGCACCCCCCTTGATCGGATCGCGGAGATCGCCAACAACTACGACGCGATCGTTCTCGGTGAGTCCAACCCGTCCGTGACGACGTTCCTGTTCGGAGAGACGAGTCAGAAGGTCGCAGAACGGTTCATGCTACCTGTCGTCAGGATTCGGCAACCGCGTGACATCGAAGACGCTGACGCTGAAATCGCCGAAGCAGCCGAGGAGGCGACAGATGACGGTGAAGACGAGATAGATGGCGAGGAGTCCGAATGA
- the sufD gene encoding Fe-S cluster assembly protein SufD, with translation MSTQVHATIDESTVRQISDELDEPDWLLETRLDALAALDDLPMPSVIQTPGRKWTNLEDLDYESLVDPLNAAETKDQVGPDEVDVLSWSEALAEHEELLEERFGSIVDPQENYLTALSTALFSTGTVVYVPEGVDAEDVKIRTEMNSRSLFNYTLVVAEESSSVTILERQSTGEHVEGERYYSGIVEIDAAENAQVQYGSLQNLSEETYNFTLKRGDAGTYSKINWIEGNIGSRLTKTEVSTELNGDSSESQIVGAFFGHNDQHFDLDVKVWHRGEHTTADLVTRGVIDDVARTVYEGVQDVGRDAWDTSSYQRENTLMLSDESEADASPKLIINNHDTEASHSATVGQVDAEELLYMTSRGIDEQQATDMLVEGFFVPVLEEVAVDELREDLKANVKQRLRD, from the coding sequence ATGTCTACGCAGGTACACGCCACAATCGACGAAAGCACCGTTCGCCAGATCTCCGACGAACTCGACGAGCCCGACTGGCTCCTCGAGACGCGTCTCGACGCCCTTGCGGCGCTCGATGACCTCCCGATGCCGTCGGTCATCCAGACGCCCGGCCGCAAGTGGACGAACCTCGAGGACCTCGACTACGAGAGTCTCGTCGATCCGCTGAACGCCGCCGAAACGAAAGATCAGGTCGGCCCCGACGAGGTCGACGTTCTCTCGTGGAGCGAAGCGCTTGCCGAACACGAGGAACTCCTCGAAGAGCGCTTTGGCTCGATCGTCGACCCGCAGGAGAACTACCTCACCGCGCTCTCGACTGCTCTCTTCAGCACCGGAACAGTCGTCTACGTGCCCGAGGGCGTCGACGCAGAGGACGTGAAAATCCGGACCGAGATGAACAGCCGTTCGCTGTTCAACTACACGCTGGTCGTCGCCGAGGAATCCTCCTCGGTGACGATTCTGGAGCGACAATCCACTGGCGAGCACGTTGAGGGAGAGCGCTACTACAGCGGGATCGTCGAGATCGACGCTGCCGAGAACGCACAGGTTCAGTACGGCTCCCTCCAGAACCTCTCGGAGGAGACGTACAACTTCACGCTCAAGCGCGGCGACGCTGGCACGTACAGCAAGATCAACTGGATCGAGGGCAATATCGGCTCACGCCTGACGAAGACCGAGGTCTCGACCGAACTCAACGGCGACTCCTCTGAGTCCCAGATCGTCGGTGCCTTCTTCGGGCACAACGACCAGCACTTCGATCTTGACGTCAAGGTCTGGCACCGTGGCGAGCACACGACCGCCGACCTCGTGACCCGCGGCGTCATCGACGATGTCGCCCGGACGGTCTACGAGGGCGTCCAGGACGTGGGCCGCGACGCGTGGGACACCAGCTCCTACCAGCGCGAGAACACGCTGATGCTCAGCGACGAGAGCGAGGCCGACGCCTCCCCGAAGCTGATCATCAACAACCACGACACCGAGGCGAGCCACTCCGCGACGGTCGGTCAGGTCGATGCCGAGGAGCTCCTGTACATGACCTCGCGCGGTATCGACGAACAGCAGGCCACGGACATGCTCGTGGAAGGCTTCTTCGTCCCCGTTCTCGAAGAGGTTGCTGTCGACGAACTCCGCGAGGACCTCAAAGCGAACGTCAAACAGCGGCTGCGGGACTGA
- the sufB gene encoding Fe-S cluster assembly protein SufB translates to MSSDQDHLKQTNTEDRFAFKNEHKAAVTAEKGLNEETIRLMSEDKDEPDWMLERRLRALEVFQEMPMPTDWPAMPDLSEVDINKIVPYIRPDVELREGTDDWENLPDEIKDTFDKLGIPEAEKEALSGVGAQYESEVVYQNMKEEWEDKGVIFMNMDRAVQEHPEIVKEYFMTSCVPPSDNKFAALHGAVWSGGSFVYVPEDVQVEMPVQAYFRMNSEGMGQFEHTLIVAEEGSEVHYIEGCSAPKYSHFNLHSGGVEVFVKEDAHVQYSTVQNWSRSTYNLNTKRAIVEKNGTMEWISGSMGSKATMLYPSSILKGRGATDNHITIAFAGEGQDIDTGAKVYHNAPNTKSTIESKSIAKDGGRTNYRGLVQIADGAENSSTAVECDALMFDNESTSDTMPYMEIEESKVNVAHEATVGKIGDEDIFYLQSRGLDDDDAKQMIVSGFIEPITEELPIEYAVELNRLIELEMEGSLG, encoded by the coding sequence ATGAGCTCAGATCAAGACCACCTCAAACAGACCAACACCGAAGACCGCTTTGCGTTCAAAAACGAGCACAAAGCAGCAGTAACCGCGGAAAAGGGCCTGAACGAAGAGACGATCAGGCTGATGTCCGAGGACAAGGACGAACCCGACTGGATGCTCGAGCGGCGCCTTCGCGCGCTCGAGGTCTTCCAGGAGATGCCGATGCCAACCGACTGGCCGGCGATGCCCGACCTCTCGGAGGTCGACATCAACAAGATCGTCCCCTACATCCGTCCCGACGTCGAACTCCGTGAAGGAACCGACGACTGGGAGAACCTGCCGGACGAGATCAAAGACACCTTCGACAAACTCGGCATCCCGGAAGCCGAGAAGGAGGCGCTTTCGGGCGTCGGCGCACAGTACGAGTCCGAGGTCGTCTACCAGAATATGAAAGAAGAGTGGGAGGACAAAGGGGTCATCTTCATGAATATGGACCGCGCGGTCCAGGAGCACCCCGAGATCGTGAAGGAGTACTTCATGACCTCCTGTGTCCCCCCGAGCGACAACAAGTTCGCCGCGCTGCACGGCGCAGTCTGGTCCGGCGGCTCGTTCGTCTACGTCCCCGAGGACGTGCAGGTCGAGATGCCAGTCCAGGCGTACTTCCGCATGAACAGCGAAGGGATGGGCCAGTTCGAGCACACGCTCATCGTGGCCGAGGAAGGAAGCGAGGTCCACTACATCGAGGGCTGTTCGGCACCGAAGTATTCGCACTTCAACCTCCACTCCGGCGGCGTCGAAGTGTTCGTCAAGGAGGACGCCCACGTCCAGTACTCGACCGTCCAGAACTGGTCGCGAAGCACGTACAACCTCAACACCAAGCGCGCCATCGTCGAAAAGAACGGCACGATGGAGTGGATCTCCGGATCGATGGGCTCGAAGGCCACGATGCTGTATCCCTCTTCGATCCTCAAGGGCCGTGGCGCGACCGATAACCACATCACCATCGCCTTCGCGGGCGAGGGTCAGGACATCGACACTGGCGCGAAGGTCTACCACAACGCGCCGAACACGAAATCGACCATCGAGTCGAAGTCCATCGCGAAAGATGGCGGCCGCACCAACTACCGCGGCCTCGTCCAGATCGCAGACGGAGCGGAGAACTCCTCGACTGCCGTCGAATGTGACGCCCTGATGTTCGACAACGAGTCGACCAGCGACACGATGCCGTACATGGAGATCGAGGAGTCGAAAGTCAACGTCGCCCACGAGGCGACTGTCGGCAAAATCGGCGACGAGGATATCTTCTATCTCCAGTCGCGCGGTCTCGACGATGACGACGCCAAACAGATGATCGTCTCGGGCTTCATCGAGCCGATCACGGAGGAACTGCCGATCGAGTATGCAGTCGAGCTCAACCGACTCATCGAGCTCGAGATGGAGGGGTCGCTCGGATAA
- the sufC gene encoding Fe-S cluster assembly ATPase SufC, whose amino-acid sequence MATLQLNNLHAKVAEEDGEKILDGVDLEVKSGEIHALMGPNGSGKSTTAKVIAGHPAYEVTEGEVLLHLEEGEFGDEIEIDEELQTWNLLELEPNERAALGIFLGFQYPAEIEGVTMTNFLRTALNAKIEEREELFEEDDEEEAESEEDEGYETSPMEGPADEGDIGVSEFQEILREKMEQLEMDEKFAHRYLNAGFSGGEKKQNEVLQAAILEPSIAVLDEIDSGLDIDRLQDVSNGINALRDAQGTGILQITHYQRILDYVEPDHVHIMLDGKIAKSGDAELAEKLEDEGYDWVREEVYETA is encoded by the coding sequence ATGGCTACGCTTCAACTCAACAATCTGCACGCGAAAGTGGCGGAAGAAGACGGCGAGAAGATCCTCGACGGCGTCGATCTCGAAGTCAAATCCGGCGAGATCCACGCCCTGATGGGCCCCAACGGTAGTGGGAAGTCGACTACGGCGAAGGTAATCGCCGGACACCCCGCCTACGAAGTAACGGAGGGCGAGGTGCTCCTCCACCTCGAAGAGGGCGAGTTTGGTGATGAGATCGAGATCGACGAGGAACTCCAGACGTGGAACCTCCTTGAGCTCGAACCCAACGAGCGCGCTGCACTCGGCATCTTCCTCGGATTCCAGTATCCGGCCGAGATCGAGGGCGTCACGATGACGAACTTCCTCCGAACGGCGCTCAACGCCAAGATCGAGGAGCGTGAAGAGCTGTTCGAGGAAGACGACGAAGAAGAAGCAGAGAGCGAGGAAGACGAAGGCTACGAAACCTCGCCGATGGAGGGCCCGGCTGACGAGGGCGACATCGGCGTCTCCGAGTTCCAGGAGATCCTCCGCGAGAAGATGGAACAGCTAGAGATGGACGAGAAGTTCGCCCACCGATATCTCAATGCTGGCTTCTCCGGCGGGGAAAAGAAGCAAAACGAGGTCCTTCAGGCCGCAATTCTCGAACCCTCGATCGCCGTCCTCGACGAGATCGACTCGGGGCTCGACATCGACCGGCTTCAGGATGTCTCGAACGGGATCAACGCCTTGCGCGACGCGCAGGGTACCGGTATCCTCCAGATCACTCACTACCAGCGGATCCTCGACTACGTAGAGCCCGATCACGTCCACATCATGCTCGATGGCAAGATCGCCAAAAGCGGCGATGCTGAACTGGCAGAGAAACTCGAGGACGAGGGCTACGACTGGGTCCGCGAAGAGGTCTACGAGACCGCGTAA
- a CDS encoding O-acetylhomoserine aminocarboxypropyltransferase/cysteine synthase family protein → MSDNDYGFFTDSVHAGQEPDESTGARAPPIYQTTSYVFDDAEHAASLFALEEPGNIYSRIMNPTNGMLEGRLAELEGGIAAIATSSGMAALDLATFTLASAGDNIVTSSSLYGGTYTYFTHTAPRRNVEARFVDTLDYDAYEEAIDEDTAYVHLETIGNPALVTPDIERIAEIAHDNGAPLFVDNTFATPYLCNPIEHGADLIWESTTKWIHGSGSTIGGILIDAGTFDWDAESYPEIAAENPAYHGMNFKETFGDAAFAYTARARALRDLGNQQAPFDAWVTLQKLETLPLRVQRHCDNAMAVAEYLDDHDEVAWVNYPGLEHHETHEEATEYLDGGYGGMITFGLEDGKEAGRTLVESTELASLLANVGDAKTLIIHPASTTHQQLTEEEQLASGTTPDLVRISVGLEDVEDIIPDLDQAIEQATS, encoded by the coding sequence ATGTCCGACAACGACTACGGCTTCTTTACTGACAGCGTACACGCGGGACAGGAACCGGACGAGTCGACGGGCGCAAGAGCGCCGCCGATCTATCAGACGACATCCTACGTCTTCGACGATGCCGAACACGCCGCGTCGCTGTTCGCGCTCGAAGAGCCCGGCAACATCTACAGCCGGATTATGAACCCGACCAACGGAATGCTCGAAGGTCGGCTCGCCGAGCTGGAAGGCGGAATCGCCGCAATTGCGACCTCCAGTGGAATGGCCGCGCTCGATCTGGCGACGTTCACGCTCGCATCGGCGGGAGATAATATTGTGACCTCCTCGTCCCTGTACGGCGGGACCTACACCTACTTCACCCATACCGCACCGCGCCGAAACGTCGAAGCGCGCTTCGTCGATACGCTCGATTACGACGCCTACGAGGAGGCGATCGACGAGGACACCGCCTACGTCCACCTGGAGACGATCGGCAATCCCGCGCTCGTCACACCCGACATCGAACGGATCGCAGAAATCGCTCACGACAACGGCGCGCCGCTGTTCGTCGATAACACCTTCGCGACACCCTATCTCTGTAACCCGATCGAACACGGTGCGGATCTCATCTGGGAATCGACGACCAAGTGGATTCACGGCTCCGGCTCGACGATCGGCGGGATCCTGATCGACGCCGGAACGTTCGACTGGGATGCGGAGAGCTACCCCGAGATCGCTGCGGAAAACCCGGCCTACCACGGGATGAACTTCAAGGAAACGTTCGGCGATGCGGCGTTCGCGTACACGGCTCGCGCGCGAGCGCTCCGGGACCTCGGTAACCAGCAGGCTCCCTTCGACGCATGGGTTACCCTGCAGAAACTGGAGACGCTCCCACTCCGAGTCCAGCGTCACTGTGACAACGCCATGGCCGTCGCGGAGTACCTCGACGACCACGACGAGGTCGCGTGGGTGAACTATCCGGGCCTCGAACACCACGAGACCCACGAGGAGGCCACCGAGTACCTCGACGGTGGCTATGGCGGAATGATCACGTTCGGTCTGGAAGACGGGAAAGAAGCGGGGCGAACGCTCGTCGAGTCGACGGAGCTCGCCAGCCTGCTCGCGAACGTCGGCGACGCGAAGACGCTCATCATCCACCCCGCGAGTACGACGCACCAGCAGCTGACCGAGGAAGAACAGCTAGCCAGCGGGACGACACCGGATCTGGTCCGGATCTCGGTCGGACTGGAAGACGTCGAAGATATCATCCCCGATCTCGACCAGGCGATCGAGCAAGCGACGTCGTAA
- a CDS encoding DUF7521 family protein: protein MDRISAIIVGAYTVIFVFGGAITVFAYRAFTRTGSKRLKALSVGFGMATVGTLVSIGGHQLGLLALLDAVALQSLATAAGFVVLAYSLQTNFSTTTPMGHSTK, encoded by the coding sequence ATGGATAGAATCTCTGCCATTATCGTCGGTGCATATACCGTAATCTTCGTTTTCGGCGGTGCAATTACCGTATTTGCCTATCGCGCGTTCACGAGAACTGGCTCGAAACGGCTCAAAGCGCTTTCTGTCGGATTCGGAATGGCTACAGTCGGGACACTGGTCAGCATCGGCGGCCACCAGCTCGGATTACTGGCGCTACTGGACGCCGTTGCGCTACAGAGTCTCGCTACTGCAGCCGGATTCGTAGTACTGGCGTACTCGCTACAGACCAACTTTTCGACGACTACGCCGATGGGTCACTCGACCAAATGA
- a CDS encoding helix-turn-helix domain-containing protein, translated as MTQTKLTITLPDGTWIKDVSSAVPDAHFRVLAAMPGDGRGFGLVRVSGTTLDDVLDQMSNHDALTSVELLQGSESQVLVQFETTRPLLLFSARESGVPIELPIDIQDGVATIEVTASPDRLSMLSDRLDAFGLEFEVEYVKPRVDREQLLTNRQQELIQEAVSRGYYDTPRECSMTELAEVVGIAKSTCSETLHRAEGKIIKEFVSELGDQPAAEPARSTARHS; from the coding sequence ATGACACAGACGAAACTGACCATCACCCTGCCGGACGGGACGTGGATCAAGGACGTCTCGTCGGCCGTCCCTGATGCCCACTTTCGTGTTCTCGCAGCGATGCCAGGCGACGGGAGAGGGTTCGGCCTCGTTCGCGTCTCCGGAACGACCCTTGATGATGTACTCGACCAGATGAGCAACCACGATGCGCTGACATCGGTCGAACTGTTGCAAGGCTCGGAAAGCCAGGTGCTCGTTCAGTTCGAGACGACGAGACCGTTGCTCCTGTTTTCGGCCCGGGAATCGGGCGTCCCGATCGAGCTGCCGATCGATATCCAGGACGGCGTTGCGACCATCGAGGTGACGGCGTCGCCGGACCGTCTCTCGATGCTCAGCGACCGGCTCGACGCGTTCGGACTGGAATTTGAGGTCGAATACGTCAAGCCACGCGTCGACAGGGAACAGTTACTCACCAACCGGCAACAGGAGCTGATACAGGAGGCAGTGTCACGGGGCTACTACGACACGCCGCGCGAGTGTTCGATGACGGAGCTCGCCGAGGTTGTTGGCATCGCCAAATCGACGTGCAGCGAGACGCTACACCGTGCTGAGGGGAAGATCATCAAAGAATTCGTCTCGGAACTGGGCGACCAGCCCGCGGCGGAGCCTGCACGCAGTACGGCCCGGCACTCCTAG
- a CDS encoding extracellular solute-binding protein, whose translation MPYTAPHAPRRARRRDVLATTGALFTSTSVVGCLGRGSERVQVLSAGSLARTFEDHVGPAFSEETGVDVQGEYYGANAVMRMVEDRTKHPDVIVSADARLLRDRLYGEVTDWDIEFASNSVGIGYNAETMFGKRLENGEPWYRAALDTDEGDLSIGDPNLDPLGYRAVQAFELAEREHDVEGFRDRLLDLTYREPDEPQMMAGVESGSRAGAVVYRNMAVDHDMPFQEFPPAYNFADPERADHYATVEFTTDEEGYTAEGRPILYNATVHDEADAPEAGHDLVEFLVNNPDLLKHAGLTVGDSLPRPAGAVPEVLEL comes from the coding sequence ATGCCGTATACAGCCCCACACGCGCCGCGACGAGCACGCCGTCGCGACGTGCTCGCCACAACTGGCGCACTCTTTACTTCGACGTCGGTGGTAGGCTGTCTCGGTCGCGGTTCGGAGCGGGTACAGGTGCTCTCTGCGGGCAGTCTTGCCCGGACGTTCGAGGATCACGTCGGACCGGCGTTCAGCGAAGAGACGGGGGTCGACGTTCAGGGAGAGTACTACGGCGCAAACGCGGTGATGCGGATGGTCGAGGACCGGACGAAACATCCTGACGTAATCGTGAGTGCCGACGCGAGGCTGTTACGCGATCGACTCTACGGAGAGGTCACCGACTGGGACATCGAGTTCGCGTCCAACAGTGTCGGGATCGGCTACAACGCGGAGACGATGTTCGGCAAGCGACTCGAAAACGGGGAGCCATGGTACAGGGCGGCGCTCGATACCGACGAGGGTGATCTCTCGATCGGCGATCCGAACCTCGATCCCCTCGGCTACCGGGCCGTGCAGGCGTTCGAACTGGCGGAGCGCGAGCACGATGTCGAGGGCTTTCGAGACCGGCTGCTCGACCTGACCTACCGGGAGCCGGACGAGCCCCAGATGATGGCCGGTGTCGAAAGCGGATCACGGGCGGGCGCAGTCGTCTATCGGAACATGGCCGTCGACCACGACATGCCGTTTCAGGAGTTTCCTCCGGCGTACAACTTCGCAGACCCGGAGCGTGCCGACCACTACGCAACAGTCGAGTTCACGACCGACGAGGAGGGGTACACGGCCGAGGGGCGTCCGATCCTCTACAACGCGACGGTCCACGACGAGGCTGATGCCCCCGAGGCCGGACACGACCTCGTCGAATTCCTCGTCAACAATCCCGACCTGCTGAAGCATGCCGGGCTAACCGTCGGTGATTCGCTCCCACGACCGGCCGGAGCAGTCCCGGAGGTGCTGGAGCTATGA
- a CDS encoding ABC transporter permease, whose translation MTLTDGVGSRWDDRFPGLLVPGLLGGLLVAYFALPFVAFLMRTGSVDVLAGLSTPEAQTAIRNSLLTAPVATLIATVFGVPLAYVLARRSFPGKRLVEALVILPLVVPPVVGGAMLLTAVGRFTPIGAAATAAGVPLTDSLIGVVLAQTFVAAPFVVITARSGFAAVDERLEQSSRSLGHSPLATFWNVSLPLARGAIIAGIVLTFARAIGEFGATMMVAYNPRTMPTRIWVEFIAGGIDAILPLALALFAITLVVLAAVQHVGRVPTVIDR comes from the coding sequence ATGACCCTCACGGACGGCGTCGGTTCCCGCTGGGACGATCGCTTCCCGGGACTGCTCGTCCCCGGATTGCTCGGCGGTCTGCTCGTCGCTTACTTCGCGCTTCCGTTTGTCGCCTTCCTCATGCGAACCGGCTCCGTCGACGTGCTTGCCGGACTCTCGACGCCCGAGGCGCAAACGGCGATCCGAAACTCACTGCTCACCGCCCCCGTTGCCACCCTGATCGCCACGGTGTTCGGCGTCCCGCTCGCGTACGTCCTCGCGCGACGATCGTTCCCCGGAAAGCGCCTCGTCGAGGCCCTCGTGATACTCCCGCTGGTCGTTCCACCGGTCGTCGGTGGGGCGATGCTCCTGACTGCAGTCGGACGGTTTACACCGATCGGTGCCGCCGCTACGGCGGCCGGTGTGCCCCTGACTGATAGCCTCATCGGCGTCGTTCTGGCCCAGACGTTCGTCGCCGCTCCCTTCGTCGTTATCACCGCTCGATCGGGCTTTGCTGCCGTCGATGAGCGTCTCGAACAGTCCTCACGCTCGCTCGGCCACAGCCCGCTGGCTACGTTCTGGAACGTCTCTCTGCCGCTGGCTCGCGGGGCGATCATCGCCGGTATCGTCCTCACTTTTGCGCGCGCGATTGGCGAGTTCGGGGCGACGATGATGGTCGCGTACAACCCGCGGACGATGCCGACACGGATCTGGGTCGAGTTTATCGCCGGCGGTATCGATGCCATCCTTCCGCTTGCCCTCGCGCTCTTTGCGATCACGCTCGTCGTTCTCGCGGCGGTCCAGCACGTGGGGCGTGTTCCCACGGTGATCGATAGATGA